A region of the Deltaproteobacteria bacterium genome:
CTTGATCACCTCGGGGTTCAGCGGTTCGCCCGCTCCGACGCAGTGGCGCAGAGAGGGGAGGCGGTACTTCCCCAGGTCCTCCTTCACGAAGGCGCGGTAGGCGGTCGGCGGGGCGCACAGCACGGTGACCTCGTATTCGGAGAGCCACGAGAGGCCGCGCTTCGGGTCGAACGGTGCGTTCAGCAGCAGCGTCGCGGCGCCGTTGTTCCACGGCCCGAACAGGACGCTCCAAGCGGCCTTGGCCCACCCCGTGCCGGCGATGCACCAGATGAGGTCCGTGGGCTTGAGGTCGATCCAGTACTTCCCCGTGACCCAGTGCGCCCCGGTGTAGAAGTGGCTGTGCATCACCGCCTTCGGGTTCCCGGTGGTCCCGGAGGTGTAGTAGACCAGCGCGGGATCGGTGGCGCGGTTCGGCTCGATGGAAAGCTCCGGGGACGCCTTGGCGACCTCCTCGTCGAAGGAGAGCCACCCGTCCCGCTTTCCTCCCACGCAGAGGAAGTTGACGAGCGCGGGGCACTCCTTCCGGATCTCGTCCACTTCGGGGCTCTTGGCGTCCCAGCTGACGATCGTCCGCGCGCCCGAGTGGAGCGCCCTGTAGACGAGGTCCTTCGGGCGAAGCTGGTCGGAGCAGGGGATTACGATCGCCCCGATCTTGTTTCCCGCGACCACTGTGAAGTACCATTCCGGGACGTTCTGCAGCAGCACCAGGACCGGATCGCCCTTCGAGACGCCCATGCCGCGGAGGACGTTTCCGACCCGGTTCGATATCCTGCTCACCTCCCAGAAGGTATACTTCGACCGGTTCCCCTTCGCGTCCTCGTGGAAGAAGGCGAGCTTGGTCCGGTCCTTCGCGTACCGGTCCACGACGTCGCGGCCGAAGTTGAAGTCGTCCGGCACGTTCCAGCGGAAGTTTTTTCGGGTGTCCTCGTAATTTCCGATGTTGCCCATTCTTCGGCCTCCTCGAATCGCTC
Encoded here:
- a CDS encoding acyl--CoA ligase, whose translation is MGNIGNYEDTRKNFRWNVPDDFNFGRDVVDRYAKDRTKLAFFHEDAKGNRSKYTFWEVSRISNRVGNVLRGMGVSKGDPVLVLLQNVPEWYFTVVAGNKIGAIVIPCSDQLRPKDLVYRALHSGARTIVSWDAKSPEVDEIRKECPALVNFLCVGGKRDGWLSFDEEVAKASPELSIEPNRATDPALVYYTSGTTGNPKAVMHSHFYTGAHWVTGKYWIDLKPTDLIWCIAGTGWAKAAWSVLFGPWNNGAATLLLNAPFDPKRGLSWLSEYEVTVLCAPPTAYRAFVKEDLGKYRLPSLRHCVGAGEPLNPEVIKTWSDAFGLTIHDGYGQTETINLVANFPGMPVKPGSMGHPVPGHDVAVIDETGNEVAAGEIGEIAVKGRPPALFMGYWKDEARTKECFRGDWYLTGDRAYRDKDGYFFFVGRGDDVIISAGYRIGPFEVESALLEHPGVTESAVVSSPDELRGEIVKAFVVLRAGYEASDALKKELQDHVKKVTAPYKYPRDIAFVKELPKTSSGKIRRIELRAQEWKKRE